Proteins from one Cyprinus carpio isolate SPL01 chromosome B15, ASM1834038v1, whole genome shotgun sequence genomic window:
- the LOC109048781 gene encoding upstream stimulatory factor 1-like isoform X1, whose translation MKGHQKSSEPDVNVPVIEEGVVATAEDPSAITTIQSASTFSSEQPIKYLFKTEGAGGQVGELYPPSGQVTYRVIQVADGQLEAQTDSATAVSVVTGFPATTQPLTQAVFTQSEGLDGDGTETHYTYYPATISDAAAGTMVTGVQASDALLSQSAPAGQLYVMMSPQEVLTGANQRSIAPRTQPYNAKTEGPRNSRDDKRRAQHNEVERRRRDKINNWIVQLSKTIPDCTMDSTKTGQSKGGILSKACDYIQELRQSNSRLGDELNSLDRLKMDNQLLRQEVEDWKSKNQILRSQLRQHGIVAAASADPQ comes from the exons ATGAAAGG aCACCAGAAAAGTTCTGAACCTGATGTCAATGTTCCAGTCATTGAAGAAG gggTAGTTGCTACTGCAGAGGACCCATCAGCAATCACAACTATTCAGTCTGCTTCTACGTTCTCCTCGGAGCAGCCGATTAAATACCTCTTCAAGACCGAGGGAGCTGGGGGGCAGGTAGGGGAGCTGTACCCTCCCTCAGGGCAG GTTACATATCGCGTAATCCAAGTCGCAGATGGACAGCTGGAAGCTCAAACTGACAGTGCAACAGCTGTTAGTGTAGTGACTGGGTTTCCTGCTACAACACAGCCACTTACGCAG gcTGTTTTTACTCAGTCAGAAGGCTTGGATGGTGATGGCACAGAAACCCATTACACATACTATCCTGCTACTATCTCAGACGCAGCGGCCGGAACCATGGTGACTGGTGTTCAGGCCTCAGATGCTCTGCTTAGTCAAAGTGCTCCTGCAG GTCAGTTGTATGTTATGATGTCCCCGCAGGAGGTCCTTACAGGAGCCAACCAGAGGTCTATTGCACCTCGTACACAACCTTACAATGC TAAGACAGAGGGGCCAAGGAATTCAAGAGATGATAAAAGGCGAGCTCAGCACAATGAAG TTGAGCGAAGACGTAgagacaaaattaacaactggaTTGTTCAGCTCTCCAAAACAATTCCAGACTGCACCATGGATTCCACTAAAACTGGACAG AGTAAGGGTGGGATCCTATCAAAGGCCTGCGATTACATTCAAGAGCTGCGACAAAGTAACAGCCGGTTAGGAGATGAACTGAACAGCCTTGACAGGTTGAAGATGGATAACCAGCTGTTACGGCAAGAG GTGGAAGATTGGAAATCTAAGAATCAGATTTTGAGGAGCCAGCTCCGGCAGCATGGCATAGTTGCAGCAGCAAGtgcagatccccagtga
- the LOC109096700 gene encoding alpha-2-macroglobulin-like, whose protein sequence is MAFNALCIWKGLLLVSFLFLSVHGQASGPSFMVTFPAVIESGSEAKLCASLLKPNESLVMNIYLVDGDQSTLLLKEKAEEEFHRCFNIQTPLVEAESVQTMKVELQGKNFKMTEVRKVLFRRYNPLTLIQTDKPIYIPGQTVNFRVVTMDRNFVPFDQKYSTVVLEDNQNNRIGQWKNISSTRWILQLSHELNPEARQGIYKLKAYIGERAITHYFDVKKYVLPKFEMTMKAPKEVTFGDSDMNMEVCGKYTFGKPVAGKARVEVCREYLRHVSQTDLISPCLVETTEISATGCASFTLNTSVFFNSKNERFLKEQLTVKVNVTEEGTENTMEKSETITLTYEFGKAMFTELPKIYEHGSIIQGKIKIVNLKGAPLQNKEVYLLAGKRWTSKLLLNLTTDSDGLASFSLNTSSLPEKDITLMASAYPEFHYQSFKKPYFSTEEKTIQLLRTDTPYTPTLSELIIENIEQPLKCDAEFTVTIKYYFVGETVQDFKTDIVYMVLSRGVIVHHGYEKVEVKSSNGAASGTVSFKQSIGVDLAPAVQILAYCVLPSENVAAGSRDFMTEKCFKNKVSLQFSPTTAVPGEKNTLQLSAQPGSLCGLSAVDQSVLILKPGKHLDTDKIFNLLPVQSVSGYPYNAVDTPECLEVRPRRDVSLDHVYDSLRNVGLKMATNLHVRQPLCLTYYGVTYNRGFHLGRKYSENRVSARESAQLETVRTFFPETWIWQLTEVGDSGSAQVPVTVPDTITSWQTEAFCLSSKGLGLASPAQLTVFQPFFLELSLPYSIIRGEIFELKATVFNYLSKCIMVKVTPAPSSDYTLKASSDDQYSSCLCANGRKTFKWILTPSVLGVLNITVSAEAEASQTVCDNEIVSVPERGRIDTVTRSLLVQAEGTEKTKTYSWLLCPKGDTLSEEVDLTLPKDVIEGSARSSVSVIGDILGRALTNLHGLLRMPYGCGEQNMAILSPNIYILQYLEKTEQLTSVIRERATGFLKSGYQRQLNYRHYSGAYSTFGHGDENTWLTAFVLRSFGKAQKYIFIDPQIILSAKKWLISRRDSDGCFIQQGTLFNNRMKGGVNDNVTMTAYITASLLELETPVTDLVVSKGLSCLKSVVKDVKNTYTTALLAYTFSLAKDTDTRQQLLKKLEDVAISDGSHLHWSQSGSVDSDSLAVEISSYVLLAVLTADSLNTTDLGFANRIVSWLVKQQNAYGGFSSTQDTVVALQALSLYATKVFSSDGSSTVTVQSAADTHHFDVNQDNKLLYQEKQLQNVPAKYSIEVKGSTCVSVQVAQFYNIPTPTEAKTLSIDAKIEDCKKTFGQYLLLNFTVKYNGPQARSNMVIVDIKLLSGFTADTSLLEPQRLSTTSLVERLDSKDDHVIVYLKEVQQNIPVNLQIQLKQILPVKNLKPAVIKVYDYYQTSDQSETEYSSHCE, encoded by the exons ATGGCTTTCAATGCGCTGTGTATTTGGAAAGGGCTCCTTTTAGTTTCTTTCCTCTTCCTTTCTGTCCATGGACAAGCCTCAGGGCC GTCTTTCATGGTGACGTTTCCTGCAGTAATCGAGTCGGGATCTGAGGCTAAACTGTGTGCAAGTCTTCTCAAGCCCAATGAAAGCCTTGTCATGAACATTTATCTGGTTGATGGTGATCAGAGCACTTTACTCCTGAAGGAGAAAGCTGAGGAAGAGTTTCACCGCTGCTTTAACATTCAG ACACCTCTGGTAGAAGCAGAATCAGTTCAGACAATGAAGGTGGAACTTCAGGGGAAGAACTTCAAGATGACAGAAGTGAGAAAAGTCTTGTTCAGACGTTACAACCCTTTGACTTTAATCCAGACTGATAAACCCATCTATATTCCAGGACAGACAG TGAATTTCAGAGTTGTCACCATGGATAGAAATTTTGTACCCTTTGATCAGAAG taCAGTACAGTCGTGCTGGAG GACAATCAGAATAACAGGATTGGTCAGTGGAAAAATATTTCCTCAACAAGGTGGATATTGCAGCTTTCTCATGAGCTGAACCCAGAGGCCCGTCAAGGCATTTATAAACTGAAGGCTTATATTGGTGAACGGGCGATCACACATTATTTTGATGTGAAGAAGTATG TTTTACCTAAATTTGAAATGACCATGAAAGCTCCAAAAGAAGTAACTTTTGGTGATAGTGATATGAATATGGAGGTTTGTGGAAA ATACACATTTGGTAAACCAGTGGCTGGTAAAGCAAGAGTGGAAGTATGTCGGGAATATTTGAGACACGTTTCTCAAACAGACTTGATTTCACCATGTTTGGTTGAAACTACTGAG ATAAGTGCGACGGGCTGTGCCTCCTTTACTTTGAACACATCAgtcttttttaattctaaaaacgAGAGATTTCTAAAAGAACAACTTACTGTAAAAGTGAATGTAACAGAAGAAGGAACAG aaAACACCATGGAGAAATCTGAAACTATAACTCTGACATATGAATTTGGTAAAGCTATGTTTACTGAGCTACCCAAAATTTATGAGCATGGGTCAATTATACAGGGGAAA aTCAAAATTGTGAATTTAAAGGGAGCACCTCTTCAAAACAAAGAGGTTTATCTTTTGGCGGGTAAAAGGTGGACCTCAAAACTGCTCTTAAATCTCACTACAGACAGTGATGGGCTGGCCAGCTTCTCTCTTAATACATCTAGTCTTCCTGAAAAAGATATTACTCTAATG GCAAGTGCATATCCAGAGTTTCATTATCAAAGCTTTAAAAAGCCTTACTtctctacagaagaaaaaacaattcAGCTTCTCCGAACAGACACGCCATACACCCCAACATTAAGTGAACTGATTATAGAGAATATTGAGCAACCATTGAAGTGTGATGCTGAGTTTACAGTGACCATCAAGTATTATTTTGTTGGAGAGACTGTTCAAGACTTCAAAACTGACATTGTTTATATG GTCTTGTCCAGAGGAGTGATTGTTCATCATGGATATGAAAAAGTTGAAGTGAAGTCTTCTAATGGAGCAGCAAGTGGCACAGTGTCATTCAAACAGTCTATTGGTGTAGATCTGGCTCCTGCAGTGCAGATTCTGGCTTACTGTGTTCTACCCAGTGAAAATGTTGCTGCTGGTAGCAGAGATTTCATGACTGAGAAGTGTTTCAAAAACAAG GTTTCTCTGCAGTTTTCTCCGACTACAGCTGTTCCTGGTGAAAAAAACACTCTCCAGCTCTCAGCTCAGCCTGGTTCACTGTGTGGCCTCAGTGCTGTAGATCAGAGCGTCCTGATCCTGAAACCAGGAAAACATCTGGATACTGACAAG ATCTTTAACCTGCTGCCAGTACAGTCAGTATCAGGTTATCCTTATAATGCCGTGGATACACCAGAGTGCCTGGAAGTTAGACCTCGTCGTGATGTGTCACTAGACCATGTTTATGACAGCTTGCGG AACGTGGGATTGAAAATGGCAACAAATTTGCATGTGAGACAACCCCTTTGTCTGACATACTATGGTGTAACTTATAACAGAGGTTTTCACTTAG GGAGGAAGTATTCTGAAAATCGAGTATCTGCTCGAGAATCTGCTCAACTGGAGACAGTTCGTACCTTTTTCCCAGAAACATGGATTTGGCAGCTCACTGAAGTGGG GGACTCTGGATCAGCTCAGGTTCCTGTCACGGTTCCTGACACAATCACCTCTTGGCAGACGGAGGCCTTCTGTCTGTCCTCCAAAGGTCTGGGTCTGGCTTCTCCTGCTCAGCTGACAGTTTTCCAGCCCTTCTTCCTGGAGCTCTCTCTGCCTTACTCCATCATCCGTGGGGAGATATTTGAGCTGAAGGCAACTGTCTTCAATTATCTGTCCAAGTGCATTATG gttaAAGTGACTCCAGCTCCTTCCTCAGACTACACTCTCAAAGCCTCCTCTGATGACCAGTATTCATCCTGTCTGTGTGCTAATGGAAGAAAAACCTTTAAATGGATCCTCACTCCTTCTGTTCTTG GAGTCTTGAATATTACAGTCAGTGCAGAGGCAGAGGCGTCCCAGACTGTGTGTGACAATGAGATTGTGAGCGTGCCAGAGAGAGGACGCATTGACACAGTCACACGAAGTCTGCTTGTACAG GCTGAAGGAACTGAAAAGACAAAGACCTACAGCTGGTTACTGTGTCCAAAGG GCGACACTCTCTCAGAAGAAGTGGATCTGACTCTTCCTAAAGATGTGATAGAGGGATCAGCCAGATCCTCTGTTTCAGTCATTG GAGACATATTAGGTCGTGCACTGACAAATCTTCACGGATTACTACGTATGCCATACGGCTGTGGAGAACAAAACATGGCAATTCTTTCTCCCAATATTTACATTCTGCAGTATCTGGAAAAAACAGAGCAGCTCACCTCAGTCATCAGAGAGAGAGCCACCGGCTTCCTTAAGAGTG GATACCAGAGACAGCTGAACTACAGACATTACAGTGGTGCATACAGCACATTTGGACATGGTGATGAGAATACATG GTTGACTGCCTTTGTCCTGAGGTCTTTTGGCAAAGCacagaaatacatatttattgaTCCACAAATTATTCTGAGTGCAAAGAAATGGTTAATAAGCAGACGGGATTCAGACGGCTGTTTTATCCAACAGGGAACATTGTTCAACAACAGAATGAAg GGTGGAGTGAATGATAATGTTACTATGACTGCCTACATTACTGCATCACTGCTTGAACTGGAAACTCCAGTCACA GATCTTGTCGTTAGTAAAGGTTTGTCATGTTTAAAGTCCGTCGTTAAGGATGTCAAAAACACTTACACCACTGCTCTGCTCGCCTACACTTTCAGTCTGGCTAAAGACACAGACACTAGACAGCAGCTTTTGAAGAAACTGGAGGATGTTGCCATTTCAGATg GGTCTCATCTCCACTGGTCTCAGTCTGGATCTGTTGACTCTGATTCTCTGGCCGTGGAGATCAGCTCATATGTGCTGCTAGCTGTTCTCACTGCAGATTCACTCAATACAACTGATCTGGGATTTGCTAACAGGATTGTCAGCTGGCTTGTGAAGCAGCAGAATGCCTATGGAGGATTCTCCTCCACACAG GACACAGTGGTGGCTCTTCAGGCTCTGTCTTTGTATGCCACCAAAGTGTTCAGCTCTGACGGCTCCAGCACAGTGACTGTACAGTCAGCAGCAGACACTCACCACTTTGATGTCAATCAGGACAACAAGTTACTGTACCAGGAGAAGCAGCTGCAGAACGTTCCAGCCAAATACAGCATTGAAGTGAAGGGCTCAACATGTGTGTCTGTGCAG GTGGCTCAGTTCTACAACATTCCCACTCCTACTGAAGCTAAAACATTGAGCATTGATGCTAAGATTGAGGATTGCAAGAAAACCTTTGGGCAATACCTACTGTTAAATTTCACTGTGAA ATACAATGGTCCACAGGCAAGATCTAACATGGTCATTGTGGATATTAAACTCTTATCAGGATTCACAGCTGATACATCATTG CTTGAACCTCAACGCCTTTCAACAACATCGCTTGTGGAGCGGCT
- the LOC109048781 gene encoding upstream stimulatory factor 1-like isoform X2 gives MKGHQKSSEPDVNVPVIEEGVVATAEDPSAITTIQSASTFSSEQPIKYLFKTEGAGGQVTYRVIQVADGQLEAQTDSATAVSVVTGFPATTQPLTQAVFTQSEGLDGDGTETHYTYYPATISDAAAGTMVTGVQASDALLSQSAPAGQLYVMMSPQEVLTGANQRSIAPRTQPYNAKTEGPRNSRDDKRRAQHNEVERRRRDKINNWIVQLSKTIPDCTMDSTKTGQSKGGILSKACDYIQELRQSNSRLGDELNSLDRLKMDNQLLRQEVEDWKSKNQILRSQLRQHGIVAAASADPQ, from the exons ATGAAAGG aCACCAGAAAAGTTCTGAACCTGATGTCAATGTTCCAGTCATTGAAGAAG gggTAGTTGCTACTGCAGAGGACCCATCAGCAATCACAACTATTCAGTCTGCTTCTACGTTCTCCTCGGAGCAGCCGATTAAATACCTCTTCAAGACCGAGGGAGCTGGGGGGCAG GTTACATATCGCGTAATCCAAGTCGCAGATGGACAGCTGGAAGCTCAAACTGACAGTGCAACAGCTGTTAGTGTAGTGACTGGGTTTCCTGCTACAACACAGCCACTTACGCAG gcTGTTTTTACTCAGTCAGAAGGCTTGGATGGTGATGGCACAGAAACCCATTACACATACTATCCTGCTACTATCTCAGACGCAGCGGCCGGAACCATGGTGACTGGTGTTCAGGCCTCAGATGCTCTGCTTAGTCAAAGTGCTCCTGCAG GTCAGTTGTATGTTATGATGTCCCCGCAGGAGGTCCTTACAGGAGCCAACCAGAGGTCTATTGCACCTCGTACACAACCTTACAATGC TAAGACAGAGGGGCCAAGGAATTCAAGAGATGATAAAAGGCGAGCTCAGCACAATGAAG TTGAGCGAAGACGTAgagacaaaattaacaactggaTTGTTCAGCTCTCCAAAACAATTCCAGACTGCACCATGGATTCCACTAAAACTGGACAG AGTAAGGGTGGGATCCTATCAAAGGCCTGCGATTACATTCAAGAGCTGCGACAAAGTAACAGCCGGTTAGGAGATGAACTGAACAGCCTTGACAGGTTGAAGATGGATAACCAGCTGTTACGGCAAGAG GTGGAAGATTGGAAATCTAAGAATCAGATTTTGAGGAGCCAGCTCCGGCAGCATGGCATAGTTGCAGCAGCAAGtgcagatccccagtga
- the LOC109048781 gene encoding upstream stimulatory factor 1-like isoform X3, whose translation MKGHQKSSEPDVNVPVIEEGVVATAEDPSAITTIQSASTFSSEQPIKYLFKTEGAGGQVGELYPPSGQVTYRVIQVADGQLEAQTDSATAVSVVTGFPATTQPLTQAVFTQSEGLDGDGTETHYTYYPATISDAAAGTMVTGVQASDALLSQSAPAGQLYVMMSPQEVLTGANQSKTEGPRNSRDDKRRAQHNEVERRRRDKINNWIVQLSKTIPDCTMDSTKTGQSKGGILSKACDYIQELRQSNSRLGDELNSLDRLKMDNQLLRQEVEDWKSKNQILRSQLRQHGIVAAASADPQ comes from the exons ATGAAAGG aCACCAGAAAAGTTCTGAACCTGATGTCAATGTTCCAGTCATTGAAGAAG gggTAGTTGCTACTGCAGAGGACCCATCAGCAATCACAACTATTCAGTCTGCTTCTACGTTCTCCTCGGAGCAGCCGATTAAATACCTCTTCAAGACCGAGGGAGCTGGGGGGCAGGTAGGGGAGCTGTACCCTCCCTCAGGGCAG GTTACATATCGCGTAATCCAAGTCGCAGATGGACAGCTGGAAGCTCAAACTGACAGTGCAACAGCTGTTAGTGTAGTGACTGGGTTTCCTGCTACAACACAGCCACTTACGCAG gcTGTTTTTACTCAGTCAGAAGGCTTGGATGGTGATGGCACAGAAACCCATTACACATACTATCCTGCTACTATCTCAGACGCAGCGGCCGGAACCATGGTGACTGGTGTTCAGGCCTCAGATGCTCTGCTTAGTCAAAGTGCTCCTGCAG GTCAGTTGTATGTTATGATGTCCCCGCAGGAGGTCCTTACAGGAGCCAACCAGAG TAAGACAGAGGGGCCAAGGAATTCAAGAGATGATAAAAGGCGAGCTCAGCACAATGAAG TTGAGCGAAGACGTAgagacaaaattaacaactggaTTGTTCAGCTCTCCAAAACAATTCCAGACTGCACCATGGATTCCACTAAAACTGGACAG AGTAAGGGTGGGATCCTATCAAAGGCCTGCGATTACATTCAAGAGCTGCGACAAAGTAACAGCCGGTTAGGAGATGAACTGAACAGCCTTGACAGGTTGAAGATGGATAACCAGCTGTTACGGCAAGAG GTGGAAGATTGGAAATCTAAGAATCAGATTTTGAGGAGCCAGCTCCGGCAGCATGGCATAGTTGCAGCAGCAAGtgcagatccccagtga
- the LOC109048781 gene encoding upstream stimulatory factor 1-like isoform X4, protein MKGHQKSSEPDVNVPVIEEGVVATAEDPSAITTIQSASTFSSEQPIKYLFKTEGAGGQVTYRVIQVADGQLEAQTDSATAVSVVTGFPATTQPLTQAVFTQSEGLDGDGTETHYTYYPATISDAAAGTMVTGVQASDALLSQSAPAGQLYVMMSPQEVLTGANQSKTEGPRNSRDDKRRAQHNEVERRRRDKINNWIVQLSKTIPDCTMDSTKTGQSKGGILSKACDYIQELRQSNSRLGDELNSLDRLKMDNQLLRQEVEDWKSKNQILRSQLRQHGIVAAASADPQ, encoded by the exons ATGAAAGG aCACCAGAAAAGTTCTGAACCTGATGTCAATGTTCCAGTCATTGAAGAAG gggTAGTTGCTACTGCAGAGGACCCATCAGCAATCACAACTATTCAGTCTGCTTCTACGTTCTCCTCGGAGCAGCCGATTAAATACCTCTTCAAGACCGAGGGAGCTGGGGGGCAG GTTACATATCGCGTAATCCAAGTCGCAGATGGACAGCTGGAAGCTCAAACTGACAGTGCAACAGCTGTTAGTGTAGTGACTGGGTTTCCTGCTACAACACAGCCACTTACGCAG gcTGTTTTTACTCAGTCAGAAGGCTTGGATGGTGATGGCACAGAAACCCATTACACATACTATCCTGCTACTATCTCAGACGCAGCGGCCGGAACCATGGTGACTGGTGTTCAGGCCTCAGATGCTCTGCTTAGTCAAAGTGCTCCTGCAG GTCAGTTGTATGTTATGATGTCCCCGCAGGAGGTCCTTACAGGAGCCAACCAGAG TAAGACAGAGGGGCCAAGGAATTCAAGAGATGATAAAAGGCGAGCTCAGCACAATGAAG TTGAGCGAAGACGTAgagacaaaattaacaactggaTTGTTCAGCTCTCCAAAACAATTCCAGACTGCACCATGGATTCCACTAAAACTGGACAG AGTAAGGGTGGGATCCTATCAAAGGCCTGCGATTACATTCAAGAGCTGCGACAAAGTAACAGCCGGTTAGGAGATGAACTGAACAGCCTTGACAGGTTGAAGATGGATAACCAGCTGTTACGGCAAGAG GTGGAAGATTGGAAATCTAAGAATCAGATTTTGAGGAGCCAGCTCCGGCAGCATGGCATAGTTGCAGCAGCAAGtgcagatccccagtga